A DNA window from Pseudorasbora parva isolate DD20220531a chromosome 5, ASM2467924v1, whole genome shotgun sequence contains the following coding sequences:
- the LOC137075308 gene encoding gamma-crystallin M2-like: MTTSSMNTCRAVFYEDRNFQGRSYECMSDTADMSPYLSRCHSCRVESGCFMMYDRPNYMGNQYFFRRGEYADYMSMFGMSDCIRSCRMIPMHRGSFRMRIYERENFMGKMYEMMDDCDNIMDRYRMSQCQSCHVMDGHWLMYEQPNYRGRMWYFRPGEYRSFSNMGGMRFMSMRRINDSFY, translated from the exons atgactaCCAGTAGCATGAACACGTGCAGG GCCGTCTTTTATGAGGACAGGAACTTCCAGGGTCGCTCTTATGAGTGCATGAGTGACACAGCTGACATGTCACCCTACTTGAGTCGCTGTCACTCTTGCAGAGTGGAGAGCGGCTGCTTCATGATGTATGATCGTCCCAACTACATGGGAAATCAGTATTTCTTTAGAAGGGGCGAGTATGCTGATTACATGTCTATGTTTGGAATGAGCGACTGCATCAGATCTTGCCGTATGATCCCTATG CACAGGGGATCCTTCAGAATGAGGATCTACGAGAGGGAGAACTTCATGGGTAAGATGTACGAGATGATGGATGACTGTGACAACATCATGGACCGTTACCGCATGTCTCAATGCCAGTCCTGTCATGTGATGGACGGCCACTGGCTCATGTATGAGCAGCCAAACTACAGAGGCAGGATGTGGTACTTCAGGCCTGGAGAGTACAGGAGCTTCAGCAATATGGGTGGCATGAGATTCATGAGCATGAGGCGCATCAATGATTCCTTCTATTAA
- the LOC137075306 gene encoding gamma-crystallin M2-like isoform X2, producing MHGKVIFYEDRNFQGRSYECMSDCGDFSSYLNRCHSCRIESGCWMMYDRPNYMGNQYFFRRGEYADYMSMFGMNDCIRSCRMIPMHKGSYRMRIYERENFMGQMYEMTDDCDNIMDRYRMSQCQSCHVMDGHWLMYEQPHYRGRMWYFRPGEYRSFSNMGGMRFMSMRRIMDSWY from the exons ATGCACGGAAAG GTCATCTTCTACGAGGACAGGAACTTCCAGGGTCGCTCTTATGAGTGCATGAGCGACTGTGGAGACTTCTCCTCCTACCTGAACCGCTGTCACTCTTGCAGAATAGAGAGTGGATGCTGGATGATGTATGATCGTCCCAACTACATGGGAAATCAGTATTTCTTCAGGAGGGGCGAGTATGCTGATTACATGTCTATGTTTGGAATGAACGACTGCATCAGATCTTGCCGTATGATCCCCATG CACAAAGGCTCCTACAGGATGAGGATCTACGAGAGGGAGAATTTCATGGGTCAGATGTACGAGATGACGGATGACTGTGACAACATCATGGACCGTTACCGCATGTCTCAATGCCAGTCCTGTCATGTGATGGACGGCCACTGGCTCATGTATGAGCAGCCCCACTACAGAGGCAGGATGTGGTACTTCAGGCCTGGAGAGTACAGGAGCTTCAGCAATATGGGTGGCATGAGATTCATGAGCATGAGGCGTATCATGGACTCCTGGTACTAG
- the LOC137075315 gene encoding gamma-crystallin M2-like produces the protein MGKVIFYEDRNFQGRSYECMGDCADMSSYMSRCHSCRVESGCWMMYDHPNYMGNQYFFRRGEYADYMSMFGMSNCIRSCRMIPMHRGSYRMRIYERENFMGQMYEMMDDCDNIMDRYRMSQCQSCHVMDGHWLMYEQPHYRGRMWYFRPGEYRSFSNMGGMRFMSMRRIMDSWY, from the exons ATGGGCAAA GTCATCTTCTACGAGGACAGGAACTTCCAGGGTCGCTCTTATGAGTGTATGGGCGACTGTGCTGACATGTCCTCCTACATGAGCCGCTGTCACTCTTGCCGAGTGGAGAGCGGATGCTGGATGATGTATGATCATCCCAACTACATGGGAAATCAGTATTTCTTTAGGAGGGGAGAATATGCTGATTACATGTCTATGTTTGGAATGAGCAACTGCATCAGGTCCTGCCGTATGATCCCCATG CACAGGGGATCCTACAGAATGAGGATCTATGAGAGGGAGAACTTCATGGGTCAGATGTACGAGATGATGGATGACTGTGACAACATCATGGACCGTTACCGCATGTCTCAATGCCAGTCCTGTCATGTGATGGACGGCCACTGGCTCATGTATGAGCAGCCCCACTACAGAGGCAGGATGTGGTACTTCAGGCCCGGAGAGTACAGGAGCTTCAGCAATATGGGTGGCATGAGATTCATGAGCATGAGGCGTATCATGGACTCCTGGTACTAG
- the LOC137075306 gene encoding gamma-crystallin M2-like isoform X1 has translation MNIAHIQYRHVIFYEDRNFQGRSYECMSDCGDFSSYLNRCHSCRIESGCWMMYDRPNYMGNQYFFRRGEYADYMSMFGMNDCIRSCRMIPMHKGSYRMRIYERENFMGQMYEMTDDCDNIMDRYRMSQCQSCHVMDGHWLMYEQPHYRGRMWYFRPGEYRSFSNMGGMRFMSMRRIMDSWY, from the exons atgaatatagcacacatacagtatagacat GTCATCTTCTACGAGGACAGGAACTTCCAGGGTCGCTCTTATGAGTGCATGAGCGACTGTGGAGACTTCTCCTCCTACCTGAACCGCTGTCACTCTTGCAGAATAGAGAGTGGATGCTGGATGATGTATGATCGTCCCAACTACATGGGAAATCAGTATTTCTTCAGGAGGGGCGAGTATGCTGATTACATGTCTATGTTTGGAATGAACGACTGCATCAGATCTTGCCGTATGATCCCCATG CACAAAGGCTCCTACAGGATGAGGATCTACGAGAGGGAGAATTTCATGGGTCAGATGTACGAGATGACGGATGACTGTGACAACATCATGGACCGTTACCGCATGTCTCAATGCCAGTCCTGTCATGTGATGGACGGCCACTGGCTCATGTATGAGCAGCCCCACTACAGAGGCAGGATGTGGTACTTCAGGCCTGGAGAGTACAGGAGCTTCAGCAATATGGGTGGCATGAGATTCATGAGCATGAGGCGTATCATGGACTCCTGGTACTAG
- the LOC137075318 gene encoding gamma-crystallin M2-like, giving the protein MGDCADMSSYMSRCHSCRIESGCWMMYDRPNYMGNQYFFRRGEYADYMSMFSMNDCIRSCRMIPMHRGSYRMRIYERENFMGQMYEMTDDCDNIMDRYRMSHCQSCHVMDGHWLMYEQPHYRGRMWYFRPGEYRSFSNMGGMRFMSMKRINDSYF; this is encoded by the exons ATGGGCGACTGTGCTGACATGTCCTCCTACATGAGCCGCTGTCACTCTTGCAGAATAGAGAGTGGATGCTGGATGATGTATGATCGTCCCAACTACATGGGCAATCAATATTTCTTCAGGAGGGGAGAGTATGCTGACTACATGTCTATGTTTAGCATGAATGACTGTATCAGATCTTGCCGTATGATCCCTATG CACAGGGGATCCTACAGGATGAGGATCTACGAGAGGGAGAACTTCATGGGTCAGATGTATGAGATGACGGATGACTGTGACAACATCATGGACCGTTACCGCATGTCTCACTGCCAGTCCTGTCATGTGATGGACGGCCACTGGCTCATGTATGAGCAGCCCCACTACAGAGGCAGGATGTGGTACTTCAGGCCTGGAGAGTACAGGAGCTTCAGCAATATGGGTGGCATGAGATTCATGAGCATGAAGCGCATCAATgattcttatttttaa